In Marixanthomonas ophiurae, one genomic interval encodes:
- a CDS encoding methyltransferase domain-containing protein, which yields MPKYASKHRSTEVEIMDDFNLQGKEMQAVLTDLKTVSNLLGGANITLKGIKKLLSKRLKNEEVTIIDVGCGDGEMLRKCAHFGKRNQYNFNLIGLDANPNIISEAKERSKSFENLTFKTLDIFSAEPFPKADIILCNLFLHHFKNADIVSILKKLIEASNMGVVVNDLHRSKLAFTLFKGFSSVFLKTKIARHDGLVSVARGFKREELDTFSEEINNQQSLIRWKWAFRYQWILKNNL from the coding sequence ATGCCTAAATACGCCTCAAAACATCGCTCAACCGAAGTTGAAATTATGGATGATTTCAATTTGCAAGGCAAAGAAATGCAAGCCGTGTTGACCGATTTAAAAACTGTTAGTAACTTATTGGGTGGCGCAAACATAACATTAAAAGGAATTAAAAAGTTGTTGTCCAAAAGACTTAAAAACGAGGAAGTCACTATCATTGATGTAGGATGTGGAGACGGCGAAATGCTTCGGAAATGTGCTCACTTCGGAAAAAGAAATCAATATAATTTTAATCTAATTGGTCTTGATGCCAATCCTAATATAATTTCAGAAGCAAAGGAGCGGTCAAAGAGTTTTGAAAACCTTACTTTTAAAACACTTGATATTTTTTCAGCTGAACCTTTTCCAAAGGCAGATATAATACTGTGTAATTTGTTTTTGCATCATTTTAAAAATGCTGACATTGTAAGTATCCTAAAAAAATTAATAGAAGCTTCAAATATGGGAGTAGTGGTAAACGATCTTCATCGAAGCAAGTTGGCTTTTACGCTGTTTAAAGGATTTAGCAGTGTATTTTTAAAAACCAAAATTGCTCGCCACGATGGCTTGGTGTCGGTAGCAAGAGGATTTAAAAGAGAAGAACTGGATACTTTTTCAGAAGAAATAAACAATCAACAATCTCTAATTCGTTGGAAATGGGCTTTCCGCTATCAATGGATTTTAAAAAACAACCTATGA
- a CDS encoding type III polyketide synthase, producing the protein MSVKIKSVATQLPPFSQTTQETLPLVKLWLEGQESRFQRKVIKIFEGAGVDRRYSIMDPEQVFTHTDFESRNEIYVREVKKLGKQSLEKALKKADWKPTDIDYIITVSCTGFMIPSVDAYLINELQLRQDVVRLPVTEMGCAAGVSGMIYAKNFLKANPGKRAAVIALEAPTATFQLDDYSMANIVSAAIFGDGAACVLLSSNHEDMGPTLLDEAMYHFYDATTLMGFKLVNTGLQMILDKQVPQTISDHFPNIVHPFLEKNNKTIEDVDYLIFHPGGKKIVQTVEELFGSLGKNIDDTKEVLKLYGNMSSVTVLFVLERFLNKKTNPGDLGLMLSFGPGFSAQRILLEF; encoded by the coding sequence ATGAGCGTAAAAATTAAATCGGTAGCTACGCAACTTCCCCCTTTTTCACAAACAACACAAGAAACATTGCCCCTTGTTAAGTTATGGTTAGAAGGCCAAGAATCACGTTTTCAGCGGAAAGTGATTAAAATATTTGAAGGGGCGGGTGTAGATCGGCGATACTCAATTATGGATCCTGAACAGGTTTTTACGCATACCGATTTTGAGTCCAGAAACGAAATATATGTACGTGAAGTAAAAAAACTAGGGAAACAATCCTTAGAGAAAGCCTTAAAAAAAGCTGACTGGAAACCAACGGACATCGATTATATTATCACTGTAAGTTGTACCGGTTTTATGATTCCTTCAGTCGATGCATATTTAATTAACGAATTGCAACTTCGGCAAGATGTGGTTCGGCTTCCCGTTACCGAAATGGGTTGTGCAGCAGGCGTATCAGGAATGATTTATGCTAAAAACTTTCTAAAAGCGAACCCCGGGAAACGAGCGGCTGTTATTGCGTTAGAAGCTCCTACGGCAACTTTTCAGTTAGATGATTATTCTATGGCGAATATTGTGAGTGCAGCCATTTTTGGGGATGGTGCGGCTTGTGTGTTGCTTTCTTCTAACCATGAAGATATGGGGCCTACGTTGTTAGATGAAGCCATGTATCATTTTTACGATGCCACAACATTAATGGGGTTTAAGCTGGTAAATACCGGGTTACAAATGATTTTAGATAAGCAAGTACCACAGACTATATCCGATCATTTTCCGAATATAGTACATCCATTTCTTGAAAAAAATAACAAAACCATTGAAGATGTAGACTATTTAATTTTCCATCCTGGCGGAAAAAAAATTGTGCAAACAGTGGAAGAACTCTTCGGAAGTTTGGGAAAAAACATAGATGATACCAAAGAAGTCCTTAAATTGTATGGGAATATGAGTAGTGTTACCGTGCTTTTTGTATTGGAGCGGTTTTTAAATAAAAAGACAAATCCAGGTGATTTAGGCCTCATGTTAAGTTTCGGACCTGGTTTTTCAGCACAACGAATCCTCTTAGAATTTTAA
- a CDS encoding SDR family oxidoreductase translates to MKKEFTNQWALILGGSSGLGLATAHKLAAHGMNICIVHRTRKSNMAALNRELKKMKDTGVEVIDFNKDALKEATIKIVLGSIPKNNCKLLLHSIAKGSLKTMQAAQLNMLSITDLDITLHGMATSWYEWTQALIAKEIFTENARNIAFTSEGNTRVWPGYGAVSAAKATLEALMRQMAVELAPLNITTNCIQAGTTLTPSFKLIPGSETLTEQAKKRSPFNRLTAPEDVANSVYLLCKNEANWINGTVLTVDGGESLQ, encoded by the coding sequence ATGAAAAAAGAATTTACCAATCAATGGGCTTTAATTTTAGGTGGCAGTAGTGGCTTAGGTCTTGCAACCGCACATAAGCTAGCAGCACACGGAATGAATATTTGCATTGTACACCGTACCCGAAAAAGCAATATGGCAGCATTAAATCGGGAGCTGAAAAAAATGAAGGATACCGGTGTTGAAGTGATAGATTTTAATAAAGATGCCTTAAAAGAGGCAACTATTAAAATTGTACTTGGTTCCATACCTAAAAATAACTGTAAATTATTGTTGCATAGCATTGCCAAAGGAAGTTTAAAAACCATGCAAGCCGCACAGTTGAATATGCTTTCTATTACAGACCTTGATATAACGCTACACGGAATGGCCACGAGTTGGTACGAGTGGACACAAGCATTGATTGCTAAAGAAATTTTTACTGAGAATGCTAGAAACATAGCTTTTACAAGTGAAGGGAATACAAGGGTTTGGCCGGGTTATGGTGCGGTTTCAGCTGCAAAAGCTACATTGGAAGCTTTAATGCGACAAATGGCAGTAGAATTGGCTCCACTAAACATTACTACCAATTGTATTCAAGCTGGCACCACATTAACCCCTTCGTTTAAATTGATTCCCGGCAGTGAAACCCTTACTGAACAAGCTAAGAAACGAAGTCCATTTAATCGGTTAACAGCTCCCGAAGATGTAGCAAATTCTGTTTATTTACTTTGTAAAAATGAGGCAAACTGGATCAACGGAACTGTACTTACAGTAGATGGAGGAGAAAGTCTACAATAA
- a CDS encoding 3-hydroxyacyl-ACP dehydratase FabZ family protein: MKFETILEALPYQEPFLFVDELTFISEEKAEGSYTFSPNEYFYEGHFKEMAVTPGVILTECMAQIGVVCLGIYLLSKITSENSFKNLQVALSSTNIDFLNPVYPGETVTVVSEKEYFRFNKLKCTVKMLNSKDEVVCKGTISGMIKVSEHEE; this comes from the coding sequence ATGAAATTTGAAACCATATTAGAAGCCCTACCGTATCAAGAGCCTTTTTTATTTGTAGATGAGTTGACTTTCATTTCTGAAGAAAAAGCAGAGGGAAGTTATACATTTAGTCCAAACGAATACTTTTATGAAGGACATTTTAAAGAAATGGCCGTAACACCGGGTGTAATCTTAACTGAATGTATGGCACAAATTGGTGTGGTATGCCTTGGTATTTATTTACTTTCTAAAATAACTTCTGAAAATTCTTTTAAAAACTTACAAGTTGCATTAAGCAGTACAAATATCGATTTTTTAAACCCAGTTTATCCTGGTGAAACAGTTACGGTAGTTTCTGAAAAAGAATATTTCCGATTTAATAAACTGAAATGTACCGTAAAAATGCTGAATAGTAAAGATGAAGTTGTTTGCAAAGGAACCATTAGTGGAATGATTAAAGTTTCAGAACATGAAGAATAG
- a CDS encoding beta-ketoacyl-[acyl-carrier-protein] synthase family protein, translating to MKNRVVVTGLGVVAPNGVRVSEFTKSIQKGVSGITSHPKLKELGFSCQIGGVPTISEEKIKEYFTDLQLKNFNSDNILYGVIAGMDALKDAGIRSAAKEEEPLWDLGIIFGSGNSSVEKFRESFYKIDDGNVRRLGSTSVAQTMASSVSAHLGGMIGAGNRVTGNASACATGTEAIVMGYEHISSGKATQMLCGSSNDGGPYVWGGFDAMRILPHRYNENPAVASRPMSDDASGFVPGCGAGALVLESLESAKKREATIYAEVLGGSVNSGGQRGAGSMTAPNSVAVQRCITESLKQAEIDASEIDYINGHLTATAKDSLEIQNWSEALGRKGADFPYINSLKGMTGHCLAASGSIEAVSTILQLQKGFVFPNINCETIHPEIEKMIALERIPKKVVKTNLQTAIKASFGFGDVNACVIFRRKN from the coding sequence ATGAAGAATAGGGTAGTGGTTACAGGCCTTGGCGTGGTAGCTCCCAATGGAGTGAGAGTTTCAGAATTTACCAAATCAATTCAAAAAGGAGTTTCTGGGATTACATCTCATCCAAAATTAAAGGAATTGGGTTTTTCTTGCCAGATTGGAGGTGTTCCGACTATTTCAGAAGAAAAAATAAAAGAATATTTTACCGATCTTCAACTTAAGAACTTTAATAGTGACAACATTTTATATGGCGTCATTGCCGGAATGGATGCGCTAAAAGATGCTGGAATACGATCGGCAGCTAAAGAAGAGGAACCTTTGTGGGACTTGGGAATTATTTTTGGTTCAGGGAACAGTTCCGTAGAAAAATTTAGGGAATCGTTTTATAAAATTGACGATGGTAACGTTCGCCGATTGGGAAGCACTAGCGTTGCCCAGACTATGGCAAGTAGTGTGAGTGCGCATTTAGGAGGAATGATTGGTGCTGGAAACCGCGTTACGGGTAATGCTTCAGCTTGTGCCACCGGAACCGAAGCAATTGTAATGGGGTATGAGCATATTTCTTCAGGAAAGGCAACTCAAATGCTTTGCGGAAGTAGCAACGATGGCGGCCCCTATGTTTGGGGTGGTTTTGATGCGATGCGAATATTACCACATCGATACAATGAAAACCCTGCTGTTGCTTCTAGACCTATGAGTGATGATGCCAGCGGATTTGTCCCAGGCTGTGGAGCCGGGGCTTTGGTTTTAGAATCTTTAGAAAGCGCTAAAAAAAGAGAAGCAACCATCTATGCAGAAGTTTTAGGTGGTTCTGTAAATAGTGGCGGACAACGCGGAGCAGGCAGTATGACAGCACCAAATAGTGTCGCTGTGCAACGATGCATTACTGAAAGCTTAAAACAGGCTGAAATTGACGCTTCGGAAATCGACTATATAAACGGACACTTAACAGCAACCGCAAAAGATTCGCTAGAAATACAAAATTGGAGCGAAGCGTTGGGAAGGAAAGGAGCAGACTTTCCATATATAAATTCTCTTAAAGGAATGACAGGGCATTGTTTAGCCGCAAGTGGTAGCATTGAAGCGGTTTCAACCATATTGCAACTACAGAAAGGTTTTGTGTTTCCGAATATAAATTGTGAAACCATACATCCGGAAATTGAAAAAATGATTGCCTTAGAAAGAATTCCGAAAAAAGTAGTTAAAACGAATCTTCAAACTGCGATAAAAGCCAGTTTTGGGTTTGGTGATGTAAATGCGTGTGTTATCTTTAGAAGAAAAAATTGA
- a CDS encoding acyl carrier protein, producing the protein MTTDQIYGKLLPIVKTYLPEDVSEEEISPDKDLTGELNINSAHLVDVVLDVEDEFDVEFVNADMENLRTINDAITIVKQKLNAK; encoded by the coding sequence ATGACCACTGATCAAATTTATGGAAAATTGCTCCCTATTGTAAAAACCTATTTACCAGAAGATGTTTCAGAAGAAGAAATATCGCCCGATAAAGATCTTACAGGCGAATTGAATATTAATTCTGCCCATTTGGTAGATGTAGTTTTGGATGTAGAAGATGAATTTGATGTAGAATTTGTTAATGCCGATATGGAAAACCTACGTACTATTAATGATGCGATTACTATTGTTAAGCAGAAATTGAATGCAAAGTAA